aaacttccaCAGTCATCaactgaacatgattaaaaactgtacctactgtcctcacactttgaatggtcataaccttaaaactgcctcaaaggcatgcAATGTCAATGATAGATCAGCtttcatttcggtccatgcatatttcattcaattctccaaataatcctgacaacatggcgctcaggggggccataatgtttgacaaacatcttttGTTGATATTTAAGCTGCAACATACATATTGGTTGATAATtggaatttttttaattaaaagatcTTATCGTATCCTATTCTAATTCTGGGGTTTTATACTCCAGGAACGACCAGCCCTGTATACAAGACATTAAAAACTGAAAGGAAAATAGAATGCCAagaagaaaaatgttaaaaaaagaaaacaaatgaacttAACTACAGTAATCAGTAAAAGCATGTGATATTTCAGCTGATGATGCTGGCTTGGAGGGCGGTGTATACAACAATAGCCAGTGTAAGACCCCCAACCTTGATGCTTTGGCAGCCAAGAGTCTGGTGTTCAAGAATGCTTTCACCTCTGTTAGCAGTTGCTCACCCAGCAGGTAAAGAATTTTGTTGTAgtgcaaatatttcattttaatccaTTTATCGGATGTTTCAGGGAGTTTTCAATCTACATTGCATGCTTTCGACCCTGAAAATAAACTCAATGATTGACTCTGTACCACCAGAGACCTCAAATATCTCAGCAATCAGGGCTGGAAATTCCTAGGGAAAACTCCGCTTTGATCTTTTGCTTGTAAACCAAATTAATTGTTTAGCCAACAAATGGTTGATAGACACAAAGATTAACTGAATGATCACCGCGGCCTTGATTGCAATTTGATACATGATGTTGTAtggttgtgtgtgtttttccagATCTGTTGTGCTGACGGGGCTGCCCCAGCATCAGAATGGGATGTACGGTCTCCACCAGGGTTACCACCACTTCATGACCTTTAATGAAGTACAGAGTCTCCCAAAAATACTCCACAATAATGGCATCAGAACAGGTGGGAAGGTAGATTGAGTGAAACGGTTGACCCAAATGACTCAAATTTTTAAGCCTTACCGTATGATTTAAGTACAATCATGAATTTGTAACCCATGGGaaattattcaatgtttatttaaataattttttgttccttaaaatatttttcaaactgttttgcTTTGCTATATATGGACATTTGCTTAAGCGTCATAGCATATGAATGAAAGCATTTGAAACCATCTATAGATTCAAGTAGTTGCTTAAGATCATATTATGCTTTTATGGCCCCCAAGGGAGGCATATAGTGATCAGACTGTCCTGTCTTATGTCCATCCagatggtttctgctcaatatctGAAAATCGCCTAGGGACCttaaacttggtaggcaggttggtcatagTATATCTGATTAATGCAGGGTATATCAGTGGTGTGAGTCTGGTGTATTTTGTAGTCACTATAATTGTTCTGTGGGAAAATCTTAATTAGTTTTAGAATTAACATTGAAACTGGAATTGGGGttaatataagtttttgttatgattattgtgtactaaaatgataaaattgaatttcattttaatttgataattatatgatttaaaattttgaatcaaattgacaacattttttctagactttcaaatattgattgttgttttaatctgcatttattatttgattgataAGACTGACTAAGactatgtatttttattcaaatatagaGCCCAGTTGTGGAaagtttttataatatacaaaaagacaaacaatttCACAGGCATGTTGGCTTTTGGTTTAAATTTTAGTTGAAGTTCAGACTTTTACTCATAATCTTAACATGATCTTAAATACTAATTATATGCCTTAATTGACTTATAAGTTTTTACAAACTTCATGGGAAAGTAGGGTAGGTCaccatgaaaatatgttaaatactGAAGGGCATCTGTACATACAGGTCAAAATAATAATGGCTATCTGTCCAAAGAGGCCATCTGGGAGCATTTGTCACATTTCTGTGACATCTCTTGTTAGCAAATcaatggtaaaattaacagTTAAGTGAAGTCTGTATTAATTCTTGTCTGCAGGAATTGTAGGCAAGAAGCATGTTGGTCCGGAGCATGTTTACCCGTTTGATTATGCCGAGACCGAGGAGCACCACTCAATCCTTAAGGTTGGCCGAAACATCACCTACATGAGAAATCTGGTCAGGAAGTTCCTGTCTGCTAATGATTCAAGGTCAGTTTTAAAGCATACATtattagtattgcttttctccatgtatatcacaaaaataatgCTGATTGCCGAGATAGATATTTGgagttttaagtatttttgtaaatgtGAAAAATTTCTTATTGTGCTGCTTCCATTTCCAGGCCATTTTTCTTGTACATTGGTTTTCATGATCCACACCGGTGTGGGCACACCAATCCCCAGTATGGGGCATTCTGTGAGAAGTATGGTAACAGGGAGCCGGGCATGGGCAATATTCCAGACTGGGAACCTGTACACTACGACCCCGACAAGGTTAAGGTCCCATATTTTGTACAAGATACGCCAGCTTCAAGACTGGAAATTGCCAAACAATATACTACAATAAGCAGACTTGATCAAGGTATATTGCTACTGTTCAGACCTTTTAAACTGTGTGTTGTATTATGTTGAGAGAACTTATGATCATCTCCAGCAGAACTATCCTcaatttactatttttaaataaaaacatctgTTAGGTTAAGGTTTCTGAAGCTTAAATGTGGCATTCTAGTGTAAACCACATAactagtttttgaaaaatgtccAGTAAGTTACTCCTATAGCTTGAACCATGTCAAGCGGAAATTGGTCTTACGGTAACTTTGTGAAGTTCATGACTTcctatattttttaacattatatttattatttgccCTATTTCTGCTTGTGgttttgtatataatgtttgtacattttttccCTGTGCAGGTGTTGGTCTAATGTTAAGAGAGCTGGAGAGGTCTGGGCACCTTGATGACACACTCGTCCTGTATTCGTCTGACAATGGGATCCCGTTCATCAATGGACGCACAAATCTTTATGACTCCGGCATGGTGGAACCCTTCCTTCTGGCATCCCCGTACAACACACGCAGAAAGGGGCAGGTCGGGGTTCTTATTAGTGTATTTTGCCTTTTTCACAATTTCAATGTATTTGTGatcaattatttgaaataattgttaatgGCAGTATTGGGAACAGAAAAGTTAAATTCTTAATGCATTTGATATTACGCACTGctcatatttcaatataatcatCTGGTTTAATATTGCTGtatttttcgttttgttttactGCAGGTGAGTGAGGTGATGGTAAGCCATGTTGATATCACCCCGACTGTTCTCGACTGGTTCAACATTCCTTACCCCACATACACTGTCaacaacaaaccagtcaaaCCCACCGGTAAATCACTACTTCCAGTGCTGGATTCTGAACCCACCTCAGGATGGGACACAGTGTTTGCCAGCCATAACCTGCATGAAGTCACCATGTACTATCCAATGAGGGTTGTAAGAAACAGGCAGTACAAActtattcaaaatttgaattaCAAAATGCCATTTGGCATTGACCAAGATTTCTACATCTCtgactcattccaagacattttaaacagaACAAGATCAAGAAAACCTACTCACTGGTTCAAAACATTGAAGGAGTATTATTACAGACCATTATGGGAGCTGTATGATGTGGAAAATGATCCTCTAGAGAGAAAGAATCTCGCGCTACATTCCAGCCTGACAAGCAGATCTGTTTATGAGAGAATGAAGCAGGAGTTGGTGCTCTGGCAGAacttgacctctgacccctgGATCTGTGCTCCTGGGGGTGTGCTCGAGGATGCTGGCAGATACAAGAACACACCCACCTGCTTCCAGCTAGATAACTCAGTTGAAATAGACCATCTACATGGGGAACTGTGATTTCGCTTATGTCATAGCACAAGCAAAGAATGAATTTAGAACATCTGAAGACACTGATCATATAactgttgatttttatttacatgtactcCAAGATCTGaatttttaaagtattattgGTACTTTATTTTTAGTCAAACATTTGGGAGCTGTATGATGTGGAAAATGATCCTCTAGAGAGAAAGAATCTCGCGCTACATTCCAGCCTGACAAGCAGATCTGTTTATGAGAGAATGAAGCAGGAGTTGGTGCTCTGGCAGAacttgacctctgacccctgGATCTGTGCTCCTGGGGGTGTGCTCGAGGATGCTGGCAGATACAAGAACACACACACCTGCTTCCAGCTAGATAACTCAGTTGAAATAGACCATCTACATGGGGAACTGTGATTTCGCTTATGTCATAGCACAAGCAAAGAATGAATTTAGAACATCTGAAGACACTGATCATATAactgttgatttttatttacatgtactcCAAGATCTGaatttttaaagtattattgGTACTTTATTTTTAGTCAAACATTTATGCTTTACCTGTAATCAATATTTgcttattatataattatgatctattttttttatgtaagaTAACCAACTAACTTTTGAAACATACAATGTATACTTAAGGACGTAATTTTTGCAAaggtttttaatattaaaattcttCCTACAAAGAGAATTCCAAACATAAATCgtgattttaattatgtttctgCAAGAAATCTTATGAACTAGACCAATATTAAGTACCAGTAATGTGGGTACATTATGCATGATAAGTCATGGACACCCTCAATTTGGCAGGTATCCTCTTAGCCGAATACAAAtgaattcatttcaatattctTATGTCCACACATATTGATCATGGATACAGGCAATAGTGGCCACTTATTGATTAATGTGAACTTGAGGCCACATGTTAAAATGgataatgttaaacaaatgtGTCTAGGCAGTTGGACAGTTTTAAGCAGAAGTAAAAATATTAAGGACTTTGAATGTCCACAAACACAGAATAACATGTCTATTGGCAAGTTGCAAACATTTTGATGCATCAATGTTCAAAGAATGACTGTAAGACCACGCCCCAAGCAGGACATTTTGAGCAA
Above is a genomic segment from Mya arenaria isolate MELC-2E11 chromosome 2, ASM2691426v1 containing:
- the LOC128205391 gene encoding N-sulphoglucosamine sulphohydrolase-like: MSMDLKAVVALHVILLFHFSQEKNVLILLADDAGLEGGVYNNSQCKTPNLDALAAKSLVFKNAFTSVSSCSPSRSVVLTGLPQHQNGMYGLHQGYHHFMTFNEVQSLPKILHNNGIRTGIVGKKHVGPEHVYPFDYAETEEHHSILKVGRNITYMRNLVRKFLSANDSRPFFLYIGFHDPHRCGHTNPQYGAFCEKYGNREPGMGNIPDWEPVHYDPDKVKVPYFVQDTPASRLEIAKQYTTISRLDQGVGLMLRELERSGHLDDTLVLYSSDNGIPFINGRTNLYDSGMVEPFLLASPYNTRRKGQVSEVMVSHVDITPTVLDWFNIPYPTYTVNNKPVKPTGKSLLPVLDSEPTSGWDTVFASHNLHEVTMYYPMRVVRNRQYKLIQNLNYKMPFGIDQDFYISDSFQDILNRTRSRKPTHWFKTLKEYYYRPLWELYDVENDPLERKNLALHSSLTSRSVYERMKQELVLWQNLTSDPWICAPGGVLEDAGRYKNTPTCFQLDNSVEIDHLHGEL